A window from Trinickia violacea encodes these proteins:
- a CDS encoding transglycosylase domain-containing protein: MSRRFVSLVRSHLSTWLARIKPIIATAIASGSARLKPLAASGCAWLLRALAAALFHLRHPTRRGVMLAIAAVPAAFVLYVLLLIPFTPSIGDIRKARVDEPAQIMSADGKLLGEFKPSNRDWVTLADISPHMVDALISTEDHRFYEHHGIDFRRTASAALHTFSGDRQGGSTITQQLARNLYPDEIGRAPTLTRKLKEAITAFKIEAVYSKQQILETYLNTVPFLYNAYGVEMAARTYFGKSADQLDILESATLTGMLKGNSYYNPVLNPERALQRRNTVLAQMVKYGKLTPAAYASLQKKPLRLDFERQIEPPGPAPHFAQQLRKWLIAWADRNDYNIYSDGLVVRTTIDSRLQAMATQAVSWQGNQLQSIANGAWNARTGCAPGNDLFKTFMRESPEYRAAKDAGQSDEDALKHLSADSGFMRKLCKDKNDVQAGFIAIDPRNGQIKAWVGSRDFGDEPYDHVQQARRQPGSTFKPFVYGAAFAAGAKPDDTFIDQPVAITLTGGEIWRPNDDVPPSGRPMTLRDALAFSRNRITAQLMESVGPSKVVRVARAMGVRDSELNPVPSLALGTSPVTLKEMVSGYATIANDGAYLEPRMVTRIEDHNGNVLAEFEPPSPERALPVAATQTLIDVMRGVVDRGTGSAIRTRFGIRADVAGKTGTTQDNADGWFILMDPQLVAGAWVGFDDGRVTLGSDYWGQGAHSALPIVGDFFQRALRARIVDPRAKFMTEPQPSAFEQFRDKLRAWIDTLFGSKPKPVAPPVRRSPPRTNPAPVVAETAAPASVPASGVAASGVAASVVAASPEPAALPPILPSPSETASAAAQASGALPVEEPGSTPTPTPD; encoded by the coding sequence GTGAGCCGCCGATTCGTTTCACTTGTCCGTAGCCATTTGTCGACGTGGCTCGCCCGCATCAAGCCCATTATCGCAACCGCTATCGCGAGCGGATCGGCACGGCTGAAGCCGCTCGCCGCCTCCGGCTGCGCGTGGCTGTTGCGTGCGCTGGCCGCCGCGCTGTTCCACCTGCGCCACCCCACGCGACGCGGCGTGATGCTCGCCATCGCCGCCGTGCCCGCAGCCTTCGTCCTTTACGTGCTGCTCTTGATTCCGTTCACGCCGAGCATCGGGGACATCCGCAAGGCGCGCGTCGATGAGCCCGCGCAAATCATGTCGGCCGACGGCAAGCTACTCGGCGAATTCAAGCCGAGCAACCGCGACTGGGTGACGCTCGCGGACATCTCGCCGCATATGGTGGATGCGCTGATCTCGACCGAGGATCACCGCTTCTACGAGCACCACGGCATCGACTTTCGCCGCACGGCGTCGGCGGCGCTGCACACGTTCTCGGGCGACCGCCAGGGCGGCTCGACCATCACGCAGCAACTGGCCCGCAATCTCTATCCCGACGAGATCGGCCGCGCCCCTACCCTGACCCGCAAGCTCAAGGAAGCGATCACCGCGTTCAAGATCGAAGCGGTGTACAGCAAGCAGCAGATTCTCGAAACGTACCTGAACACGGTGCCGTTTCTCTACAACGCGTATGGCGTCGAGATGGCCGCGCGCACCTATTTCGGCAAATCGGCCGACCAGCTCGACATCCTCGAGAGCGCAACCCTCACCGGCATGCTCAAGGGCAACAGCTATTACAACCCGGTGCTGAACCCCGAGCGCGCGTTGCAGCGGCGCAATACCGTGCTCGCGCAAATGGTCAAGTACGGCAAGCTCACGCCCGCCGCGTATGCCTCGCTGCAGAAGAAGCCGCTGCGCCTCGATTTCGAACGGCAGATCGAGCCGCCGGGCCCTGCGCCGCACTTCGCGCAGCAACTGCGCAAGTGGCTGATCGCGTGGGCCGACCGCAACGACTACAACATCTACTCCGACGGTCTCGTGGTCCGCACCACGATCGACTCGCGCCTGCAGGCGATGGCGACGCAGGCCGTCAGCTGGCAAGGCAACCAGCTGCAATCGATCGCCAACGGCGCGTGGAATGCCCGTACCGGCTGTGCGCCGGGCAACGATCTGTTCAAGACGTTCATGCGCGAATCGCCCGAATATCGCGCGGCCAAAGACGCGGGACAAAGCGACGAAGACGCCCTGAAGCACTTGAGCGCCGACAGCGGCTTCATGCGCAAGCTGTGCAAGGACAAGAACGACGTGCAAGCAGGCTTCATCGCGATCGATCCGCGCAACGGACAAATCAAGGCGTGGGTCGGCAGCCGCGACTTCGGCGACGAGCCCTACGATCACGTGCAGCAGGCGCGCCGGCAACCCGGGTCGACCTTCAAGCCGTTCGTCTACGGCGCCGCCTTCGCGGCCGGCGCCAAACCGGACGACACCTTCATCGATCAACCGGTGGCGATCACGCTGACGGGAGGCGAAATCTGGCGTCCGAACGACGACGTGCCGCCAAGCGGCCGCCCGATGACGCTGCGCGATGCGCTCGCGTTCTCGCGCAACCGCATCACGGCGCAATTGATGGAAAGCGTCGGGCCGTCCAAGGTCGTCCGCGTCGCGCGCGCCATGGGGGTGCGCGACAGCGAGCTCAACCCGGTGCCGTCGCTTGCGCTGGGCACGAGCCCGGTCACGCTCAAGGAAATGGTCTCGGGGTACGCCACCATCGCGAACGACGGCGCCTATCTCGAGCCGCGCATGGTCACCCGTATCGAGGATCACAACGGCAACGTGCTGGCCGAGTTCGAGCCTCCATCGCCGGAACGGGCGCTGCCGGTTGCCGCGACGCAAACGCTCATCGACGTCATGCGAGGCGTCGTCGATCGCGGCACCGGCTCGGCCATCCGCACGCGGTTCGGCATCCGAGCGGACGTCGCGGGCAAGACCGGCACGACGCAAGACAATGCGGACGGGTGGTTCATCCTGATGGACCCGCAACTGGTCGCCGGCGCCTGGGTCGGCTTCGACGACGGCCGCGTGACGCTCGGCAGCGACTACTGGGGGCAAGGCGCGCACAGCGCGTTGCCGATCGTCGGCGATTTCTTCCAGCGGGCGCTGCGCGCACGGATCGTCGACCCGCGCGCGAAGTTCATGACCGAGCCACAGCCGAGCGCATTCGAGCAGTTCCGCGACAAGCTGCGTGCCTGGATCGACACCTTGTTCGGCTCGAAGCCGAAGCCGGTAGCGCCGCCCGTCCGGCGCTCGCCTCCGCGGACGAATCCGGCGCCCGTCGTAGCCGAAACCGCCGCGCCTGCCTCGGTTCCGGCTTCGGGTGTTGCGGCTTCGGGTGTCGCGGCTTCAGTCGTCGCGGCTTCGCCTGAGCCCGCCGCGCTGCCGCCGATTCTTCCGTCTCCGTCCGAGACGGCCAGCGCTGCCGCTCAGGCTTCCGGCGCGCTCCCCGTTGAAGAGCCGGGATCGACGCCCACGCCGACACCCGATTAA
- a CDS encoding nitrate reductase subunit alpha, with protein MSHFLDRLRYFTTARPQFSDGHGAVTDEDRKWEDAYRQRWQHDKIVRSTHGVNCTGSCSWKIYVKGGIVTWETQQTDYPRTRPDMPNHEPRGCARGASYSWYLYSANRLKYPLVRSALVKLWRERRRTLEPVQAWQSIVEDDAARRSYQSRRGLGGFIRSTWDEVNEIVAAANVYTVKRHGPDRVIGFSPIPAMSMVSYAAGSRYLSLIGGVCLSFYDWYCDLPPASPQTWGEQTDVPESADWYNSTFIMMWGSNVPQTRTPDAHFMTEVRYKGTKIVSIFPDYAEGAKFGDIWLHPKQGTDAALALAMGHVILKEFHLAGKSDYFADYCRRFTDMPCLVRLVPHGDGYVPERLVRASDFDDALGQANNPEWKTVMVDAATNAVVVPVGSVGFRWGQKDGEDKGKWNLKEESASGEPITPRLTLADAHDDVVDVLFPYFGNVKHAHFNHTSHASELSRRIGVRRIATRNGDMLVATVYDLFVANYGLDQGLGGKDIAASYDDDLPYTPAWQEAITGVKRADVISVARQFAENAHKTQGKSMVIIGAGINHWFHMDMSYRAIINMLIMCGCIGKSGGGWSHYVGQEKLRPQTGWTALAFALDWHRPPRQMNATSFFYAHTDQWRYDPMDPTALLSPLADKTRFHGAPIDYNVRAERMGWLPSAPQLAENPLDVGRGLADPAHAGATVAGGLKSGSLRMACEDPDHPANFPRNLFVWRSNLLGSSGKGHEYFLKHLLGTTNGVQGEEVVKDGHARPEDIAWHDEAPRGKLDLLVTLDFRMSTTCMYSDVVLPTATWYEKDDMNTSDMHPFIHPLSAAVDPAWQSKSDWEIFKGIAKRFSELSVGHLGVERDVVLAPIAHDTPAELAQPFEVKDWKLGECEPVPGKTMPSVMVVERNYPATYQQFTSLGPLMDTLGNGGKGVSWDTKDEVALLGELNYRVAEEGCANGRPRIDTALDAAEVILSLAPETNGAVAVKAWEAVSKMTGIEHAHLADARADEKIRFRDIQAQPRKIISSPTWSGIESEHVSYNAGYTNVHEQIPWRTVSGRQQLYQDHVWMRAFGESLCVYKPPIENGSYERMVGTHSNGNPEIVLNFITPHQKWGIHSTYTDNLLMLTLSRGGPIVWMSERDAKQIGVVDNDWIECFNVNGALCARAVVSQRVPHGMVMMYHAQEKIVNTPGSEITGTRGGIHNSVTRVALKPTHMIGGYAQLSYGFNYYGTVGSNRDEFLVVRKMKHVDWLDEAPSAPANPLPANPVREGEAS; from the coding sequence ATGAGCCACTTTCTGGACAGGTTACGTTACTTCACGACAGCCCGCCCCCAGTTCTCCGACGGTCACGGCGCTGTCACAGATGAAGACAGAAAGTGGGAAGACGCCTACCGGCAGCGATGGCAGCACGACAAGATCGTTCGCTCGACGCACGGCGTGAATTGCACCGGTTCGTGCTCGTGGAAGATCTACGTGAAAGGCGGCATCGTCACGTGGGAAACGCAGCAGACGGACTATCCGCGCACGCGCCCCGACATGCCCAATCACGAGCCGCGCGGATGCGCGCGGGGCGCTTCGTACTCGTGGTACCTCTATAGCGCCAACCGCCTTAAATATCCGCTCGTGCGCAGCGCGCTGGTCAAGCTCTGGCGCGAACGCCGCCGCACGCTCGAACCCGTGCAAGCGTGGCAGTCGATCGTCGAGGACGATGCGGCGCGGCGCAGCTATCAAAGCCGCCGTGGCCTCGGCGGCTTCATTCGCTCGACCTGGGACGAGGTCAATGAAATCGTCGCCGCAGCGAACGTCTATACGGTCAAGCGCCATGGGCCCGACCGCGTAATCGGCTTCTCGCCGATCCCGGCGATGTCGATGGTCTCGTATGCGGCGGGCTCGCGCTACCTGTCGTTGATCGGGGGCGTGTGCCTCAGCTTCTACGATTGGTATTGCGATCTTCCCCCCGCGTCGCCGCAAACGTGGGGCGAGCAGACCGACGTCCCCGAATCCGCGGATTGGTACAACTCCACGTTCATCATGATGTGGGGGTCGAACGTCCCGCAGACGCGCACGCCGGACGCACACTTCATGACCGAGGTGCGCTACAAGGGCACCAAGATCGTGTCGATCTTTCCCGACTACGCGGAGGGCGCGAAGTTCGGCGATATCTGGCTGCATCCGAAGCAGGGCACCGATGCGGCGCTGGCCCTCGCGATGGGCCACGTGATCCTCAAGGAATTCCATCTGGCCGGCAAGAGCGATTACTTCGCCGACTACTGCCGCCGCTTCACCGACATGCCTTGTCTCGTGCGTCTCGTGCCGCATGGCGACGGCTATGTGCCTGAGCGGCTCGTGCGCGCGTCGGATTTCGACGATGCGCTCGGTCAGGCGAACAACCCCGAGTGGAAGACGGTGATGGTCGATGCGGCGACCAACGCGGTTGTCGTGCCGGTCGGCTCGGTCGGTTTCCGCTGGGGGCAGAAGGATGGCGAAGACAAAGGCAAGTGGAATCTGAAGGAGGAGTCGGCATCGGGCGAGCCGATCACGCCGCGCCTAACGCTCGCCGACGCGCACGACGACGTGGTCGACGTGCTGTTTCCGTATTTCGGCAACGTCAAGCACGCGCATTTCAATCACACGTCGCATGCCTCCGAGCTCTCGCGCAGGATCGGCGTGCGCCGGATCGCGACACGCAACGGCGACATGCTGGTGGCCACCGTCTATGACTTGTTCGTCGCGAACTACGGCCTCGATCAAGGGCTGGGCGGAAAGGACATCGCCGCGAGCTATGACGACGATCTCCCGTACACGCCCGCCTGGCAGGAAGCGATCACGGGCGTGAAGCGCGCCGATGTGATTTCCGTGGCGCGCCAGTTCGCGGAGAACGCGCACAAGACGCAGGGCAAGTCGATGGTCATCATCGGAGCCGGGATCAATCACTGGTTCCATATGGACATGTCGTACCGCGCGATCATCAACATGCTGATCATGTGCGGCTGTATCGGCAAGTCCGGCGGCGGCTGGTCGCACTACGTCGGTCAGGAAAAGCTGCGTCCGCAGACCGGCTGGACCGCGCTCGCCTTTGCGCTCGACTGGCACCGGCCGCCGCGCCAGATGAACGCGACGTCGTTCTTCTACGCGCATACCGATCAATGGCGCTACGACCCGATGGACCCGACCGCGTTGCTCTCGCCGCTCGCGGACAAGACGCGCTTTCATGGCGCGCCGATCGACTACAACGTGCGGGCCGAACGCATGGGGTGGCTGCCGTCCGCGCCGCAGCTCGCCGAGAATCCGCTCGACGTGGGGCGTGGCCTGGCCGACCCGGCGCACGCCGGCGCGACGGTGGCAGGTGGCCTGAAATCCGGCAGTCTGCGCATGGCGTGCGAAGACCCCGACCATCCCGCGAATTTCCCGCGCAATCTGTTCGTCTGGCGCTCGAACCTGCTCGGCTCGTCGGGCAAGGGCCATGAGTATTTTCTGAAGCATCTGCTCGGCACGACGAATGGCGTGCAGGGCGAAGAGGTCGTCAAAGACGGGCACGCACGCCCCGAAGACATCGCGTGGCACGACGAGGCGCCGCGCGGCAAGCTCGATCTGCTCGTCACGCTCGATTTCCGCATGTCGACGACCTGCATGTATTCCGACGTCGTGCTGCCGACGGCGACGTGGTACGAAAAGGACGACATGAACACGTCCGACATGCATCCGTTCATTCACCCGCTGTCGGCCGCGGTCGATCCCGCGTGGCAGTCGAAGAGCGACTGGGAGATCTTCAAGGGCATCGCGAAGCGATTCTCCGAGTTGAGCGTTGGCCACTTGGGCGTCGAGCGCGACGTGGTCCTGGCGCCGATCGCGCACGACACGCCCGCGGAACTCGCGCAGCCGTTCGAGGTGAAGGACTGGAAGCTCGGCGAATGCGAGCCGGTGCCGGGCAAGACCATGCCTTCGGTGATGGTGGTCGAGCGAAACTATCCGGCCACGTATCAGCAGTTCACGTCGCTCGGTCCGTTGATGGACACGCTCGGCAACGGCGGCAAGGGCGTGAGCTGGGACACCAAGGACGAGGTCGCGCTGCTCGGCGAGCTCAACTATCGCGTCGCGGAAGAGGGCTGTGCCAACGGCCGTCCGCGCATCGACACGGCGCTCGACGCGGCCGAGGTGATCCTGTCCCTTGCGCCCGAGACCAACGGCGCCGTGGCGGTCAAGGCTTGGGAAGCGGTCTCGAAGATGACCGGCATCGAACACGCGCATCTTGCCGATGCGCGCGCCGACGAAAAAATCCGCTTCCGCGATATCCAGGCTCAGCCACGCAAGATCATCTCGTCGCCGACCTGGAGCGGCATCGAATCCGAACACGTGTCGTACAACGCGGGCTATACGAACGTTCACGAGCAGATCCCGTGGCGCACGGTGAGCGGGCGCCAGCAGCTCTATCAGGATCACGTGTGGATGCGCGCGTTCGGCGAATCGCTGTGCGTCTACAAGCCGCCGATCGAAAACGGCAGCTACGAGCGCATGGTCGGCACGCACTCGAACGGCAACCCCGAGATCGTGCTGAACTTCATCACGCCGCACCAGAAGTGGGGGATTCACAGCACCTATACCGACAACCTGCTGATGCTGACGCTCTCGCGCGGCGGGCCGATCGTGTGGATGTCGGAGCGCGACGCGAAGCAGATCGGCGTCGTCGACAACGATTGGATCGAGTGCTTCAACGTGAACGGTGCCCTGTGTGCGCGCGCCGTGGTCAGTCAGCGCGTGCCGCACGGCATGGTGATGATGTATCACGCGCAAGAGAAGATCGTGAATACGCCGGGCTCCGAGATCACCGGGACGCGCGGCGGCATTCACAACTCGGTCACCCGCGTGGCGCTCAAGCCGACCCACATGATCGGCGGCTATGCGCAGCTGTCCTATGGCTTCAACTACTACGGCACCGTGGGCTCGAATCGCGACGAATTTTTGGTGGTGCGCAAGATGAAGCACGTCGACTGGCTCGACGAAGCGCCGTCCGCGCCGGCGAACCCGCTCCCTGCCAACCCGGTCCGCGAAGGAGAAGCCTCATGA
- a CDS encoding alpha/beta fold hydrolase: MALGNVSVVLVHGAWADGSSWSKVINRLNEQGIRAVAAPLPLTSLSDDVAALDRTLERIDGPVVVAGHAYAGAVIGATRAANVEALVYVAALAPDEGETVADVFHRGEAHAQAPQLAPDRHGRIWLPHDAFASAFAQDATPEEWAVLAAVQRPIAAACIGEAVGRPLWRDRPSWFLIAERDRLIAPATQHFTAQRMHAQVRSYQADHTPMVTAPDAVTEIIVEADRSISSR; encoded by the coding sequence ATGGCTTTGGGCAACGTGAGCGTGGTGCTGGTGCACGGCGCATGGGCGGACGGATCGAGCTGGAGCAAGGTGATCAATCGTCTGAACGAACAGGGCATCCGTGCGGTCGCGGCTCCGCTGCCGCTCACGTCGTTGAGCGACGACGTCGCCGCGCTCGATCGAACGCTCGAACGGATTGACGGCCCCGTGGTGGTCGCCGGCCACGCGTATGCGGGCGCCGTGATCGGAGCGACACGCGCAGCCAATGTCGAGGCGCTGGTCTATGTCGCCGCGCTCGCGCCTGACGAGGGAGAAACGGTGGCCGACGTGTTCCATCGCGGCGAAGCGCACGCACAAGCGCCGCAGCTCGCGCCGGATCGCCACGGACGGATATGGCTGCCGCACGACGCGTTCGCGAGCGCGTTTGCTCAAGATGCGACACCAGAAGAGTGGGCGGTGCTGGCCGCTGTCCAGCGCCCCATTGCGGCGGCGTGCATCGGCGAAGCGGTTGGGCGTCCGCTGTGGAGGGATCGCCCCAGCTGGTTCCTGATCGCCGAGCGCGACCGCCTGATCGCCCCCGCCACCCAGCACTTCACGGCGCAGCGGATGCATGCGCAGGTGCGCTCATACCAAGCCGATCACACGCCGATGGTCACGGCTCCCGACGCCGTCACCGAAATCATCGTCGAAGCGGACCGGTCGATTTCTTCTCGCTGA
- a CDS encoding zinc-binding alcohol dehydrogenase family protein, giving the protein MRAIVLDKFGGIDSLVYTELPEPEPLEGHVVIEIKAFGLNHAEMHMRRGEWAEAARVSGIECVGIVKSCPGGEFPVGAKVATLMGGLGRTINGSYAQYTRARVENVALIESDLPWAELAAIPETYATAWTCLFRNLEIEAGQTVVIRGATSSLGQAAVKLAVNAGAKVIATTRNSARFAKLKAMGASRVELEGPDLSKRIAEAKQIDAVLDLVGNSTILDSLDMLRRGGRACLAGWLGGLAPIADFNPLAQMPSGVQLTFFASFVFGTPGFPLSDMPLQKIADDVAAGRLDAKPSRVFGFDEIHEAHRVMEANEAVGKMVVVH; this is encoded by the coding sequence ATGCGTGCAATCGTGCTCGACAAGTTCGGCGGTATCGATAGCCTCGTCTATACGGAGCTGCCGGAACCCGAGCCTCTGGAAGGCCATGTGGTCATCGAAATCAAGGCGTTCGGCCTGAACCATGCCGAGATGCACATGCGGCGCGGCGAGTGGGCCGAAGCGGCCCGCGTGAGCGGCATCGAATGCGTCGGCATCGTGAAATCGTGCCCCGGCGGCGAGTTTCCGGTCGGCGCGAAAGTGGCGACGTTGATGGGCGGGCTCGGGCGGACCATCAACGGCAGCTACGCGCAATACACGCGGGCGCGCGTCGAAAACGTGGCGCTGATCGAGTCCGATTTGCCGTGGGCGGAGCTTGCGGCGATTCCGGAAACCTATGCGACGGCATGGACGTGCTTGTTCCGCAATCTCGAGATCGAAGCGGGGCAAACCGTGGTCATTCGCGGCGCGACATCGTCGTTGGGACAGGCCGCCGTGAAGCTCGCCGTGAATGCCGGCGCCAAGGTGATCGCAACGACGCGCAATTCAGCGCGCTTTGCGAAGCTCAAGGCGATGGGCGCGTCGCGCGTCGAGCTCGAAGGGCCGGACCTGTCGAAGCGCATCGCCGAGGCGAAGCAGATCGATGCGGTGCTCGACCTCGTCGGCAACAGCACGATCCTCGATTCGCTCGACATGTTGCGGCGCGGCGGCCGCGCGTGTCTCGCGGGCTGGCTCGGCGGCCTCGCGCCGATTGCCGATTTCAACCCGCTGGCGCAAATGCCGAGCGGGGTGCAACTGACGTTCTTCGCCAGCTTCGTGTTCGGCACGCCCGGTTTTCCGCTCTCGGATATGCCGCTGCAGAAGATCGCCGACGACGTCGCTGCCGGCCGGCTCGACGCCAAGCCGTCCCGCGTGTTCGGCTTCGATGAAATCCACGAAGCCCATCGTGTGATGGAGGCGAACGAGGCTGTCGGCAAGATGGTCGTGGTGCATTGA
- a CDS encoding CGNR zinc finger domain-containing protein → MDYRQIPAIFVADALGLDFLNSVATPVDEEVDWISDGEGLLAWLEQAGMVPGEALAAMRAQSEPAELDAVAEQARALREWFRGFVRERKGRPLAAGDVRELAPLNRLLERDERYGEIVAADTNAESTFEFRSNRRWKSPESLLTPIAEALARLVCDEDFTHVKACEGPRCTLMFADHTRGHARRWCSMAICGNRAKAAAHRKRLKEREAS, encoded by the coding sequence ATGGACTACCGTCAGATCCCCGCGATATTTGTGGCCGACGCCCTGGGCCTCGATTTCCTGAATTCAGTCGCGACGCCGGTCGATGAAGAAGTCGACTGGATCAGCGATGGAGAAGGCTTGCTCGCCTGGCTGGAGCAAGCCGGGATGGTGCCGGGCGAAGCGCTCGCGGCGATGCGCGCGCAATCCGAGCCGGCCGAGCTCGACGCTGTCGCCGAACAGGCGCGCGCGCTACGGGAATGGTTCAGAGGATTCGTGCGGGAGAGAAAAGGCCGGCCGCTGGCGGCGGGCGACGTCCGCGAGCTGGCGCCATTGAATCGGCTGCTCGAGCGGGACGAGCGATACGGAGAAATCGTCGCAGCCGACACGAACGCGGAATCGACTTTCGAATTCCGCTCGAATCGGCGCTGGAAGTCGCCGGAGTCATTGTTGACGCCGATCGCAGAAGCGCTCGCGAGACTGGTGTGCGACGAGGACTTCACACACGTGAAGGCATGCGAAGGTCCGCGATGCACGTTGATGTTTGCCGATCACACCCGCGGCCACGCGCGCCGGTGGTGCAGCATGGCGATTTGCGGCAATCGCGCGAAGGCTGCCGCTCACCGCAAGCGTCTCAAGGAACGCGAGGCCAGCTGA
- a CDS encoding alpha/beta fold hydrolase, translating into MTATTYRHADVDGFKVFYREAGRSGSPKLLLLHGFPSSSHMFRDLIPKLADRFHIVAPDLPGFGQSDMPSRDTFTYTFDNLANVIDRFTEVIGFDRFAVYVFDYGAPTGFRLALKHPERIAAIISQNGNAYEEGLSDGWNPIRAYWKDATPANREALRTLLTHEATVWQYTHGVPDAASVSPDGYSLDAFYLNRPGADEVQLDLFRDYRSNVALYPAFQDYFRTHRPPFLAVWGKNDPFFLPPGAEAFKRDMPDAVVRFFDTGHFALETHAAEIAAAISEFLVR; encoded by the coding sequence ATGACTGCCACTACCTATCGCCACGCCGACGTCGACGGTTTCAAAGTGTTCTATCGCGAAGCGGGCCGCTCCGGCTCGCCCAAGCTGCTGCTCCTGCACGGTTTTCCGAGCTCGAGCCACATGTTCCGCGACCTGATCCCGAAGCTCGCCGATCGTTTTCATATCGTCGCGCCCGATCTGCCCGGCTTCGGTCAGTCCGACATGCCGAGCCGGGACACGTTTACGTACACGTTCGACAACCTCGCCAACGTGATCGACCGCTTCACGGAAGTGATCGGATTCGATCGCTTCGCGGTGTACGTGTTCGACTACGGCGCACCGACCGGTTTCCGCCTTGCGCTCAAGCATCCCGAACGGATCGCCGCGATCATTTCGCAGAACGGCAATGCCTACGAAGAGGGACTGAGCGACGGCTGGAATCCGATCCGCGCGTATTGGAAGGACGCCACCCCGGCCAATCGTGAAGCGCTTCGCACGCTGCTCACGCACGAGGCGACCGTCTGGCAATACACGCATGGCGTACCCGATGCGGCGTCCGTGTCGCCGGACGGCTATTCGCTCGACGCGTTCTATCTGAACCGCCCAGGCGCGGACGAAGTTCAGCTCGACCTGTTCCGCGACTATCGAAGCAACGTCGCGCTGTACCCCGCGTTTCAGGACTATTTCCGCACGCACCGGCCGCCGTTCCTGGCCGTCTGGGGCAAGAACGATCCGTTCTTTCTGCCCCCGGGGGCGGAGGCATTCAAGCGCGACATGCCGGACGCCGTCGTGCGCTTCTTCGATACCGGCCATTTCGCGCTGGAAACACACGCGGCCGAAATCGCCGCGGCCATTTCGGAGTTCCTCGTCCGCTGA
- a CDS encoding SDR family NAD(P)-dependent oxidoreductase, with protein sequence MSTKVAIVTGASQGIGRSTAIRLARDFDSIVLVARNRENLEETAAEVEKAGK encoded by the coding sequence GTGTCCACCAAAGTCGCCATCGTGACGGGCGCGAGCCAAGGCATCGGCCGCTCGACCGCCATCCGGCTCGCGCGCGATTTCGATTCGATCGTGCTCGTCGCGCGCAACCGCGAGAACCTCGAAGAGACCGCCGCCGAAGTCGAAAAGGCGGGGAAGTGA